TTGTTCTGCTTCAACGCGCTGGCGATTGTGCGTAGCCTGCTGTCAGGCGCTATCCTTGTGCCAATGTTGGGTATTTCTTAACATTGAAACCACTTGTCTCCGTCTTTCAGCAATGTCGAGGGACCGTGCAACAACAACAACGGAAAGGCTTGATGGGAGAAATCAGATCATGGCAGATAGCGGCGTGAACAAGGGGCGGCGCCGTTTCCTCGTGGGCGCGACCTCCGTTCTGGGAGCGGTTGGTGCCGTCGGGGTGGCGATACCCTTCGTAGCTTCCTGGCAGCCGAGCGCCAGGGCCCGAGCAGCTGGGGCACCCGTCCAGGCGGACATTTCCAAGCTTGAGGCGGGGCAGCGGATGACCGTCGAGTGGCGTGGCCGTCCGGTGTGGTTGGTCAACCGAACTCCGGAGATGATCGAACGTACCGAGGACCTCACCGCAGATATCCTTGCGGACCCGGAATCCGAAAGGCCGCAGCAGCCGGAATATGTGACAGGGCCGTTGCGCTCCATTCGCCCTGAGATCGGAGTGCTGGTCGGAATCTGTACCCACCTGGGTTGCTCTCCTCTCTACAAACCTGAGCCCAATGCGCAGGATGTCGGTGCAGAAGACTGGCCAGGTGGCTTCTTCTGTCCTTGTCATGGCTCACGCTTTGACCTTGCTGGAAGGGTCTTCCGTAATGTGCCGGCGCCGACCAACCTGGAAGTGCCGCCGTACCATTTCATCAGTGACACGGTGATCGTGATCGGTGAAGACGGGGAGAGCGCATAATGGCTAATCCGAACAAGGCAAAGGCCGAGCGCGGTCTGATGCGGTGGGTCGATGATCGTTTTCCGGCGACACAGCTGTGGCGGGATCACCTGTCAGAGTATTACGCGCCGAAGAACTTCAATTTCTGGTACTTCTTCGGCTCTCTGGCATTGCTGGTACTGGTCAACCAGATTCTGACCGGTGTTTGGTTGACCATGAGCTTCAACCCCAGTGCCGAGGGTGCCTTCGCGTCCGTCGAGTACATCATGCGCGATGTCGAGTACGGCTGGTTGATTCGCTACATGCATTCCACCGGCGCCTCGGCGTTCTTCGTGGTCGTCTATCTGCATATGTTCCGCGGCTTGCTGTATGGCTCCTACAAGGCGCCGCGCGAGCTGGTGTGGATCTTCGGCATGGCCATTTACCTTGCGCTGATGGCTGAGGCTTT
This Halomonas huangheensis DNA region includes the following protein-coding sequences:
- the petA gene encoding ubiquinol-cytochrome c reductase iron-sulfur subunit — encoded protein: MADSGVNKGRRRFLVGATSVLGAVGAVGVAIPFVASWQPSARARAAGAPVQADISKLEAGQRMTVEWRGRPVWLVNRTPEMIERTEDLTADILADPESERPQQPEYVTGPLRSIRPEIGVLVGICTHLGCSPLYKPEPNAQDVGAEDWPGGFFCPCHGSRFDLAGRVFRNVPAPTNLEVPPYHFISDTVIVIGEDGESA